A stretch of the Archangium violaceum genome encodes the following:
- a CDS encoding sodium:calcium antiporter — MQALLSGLSLVWLLVLFAGLALVVGFAGTHMAKTADILADRTGLGETLMGAVFIGASTSLSGITTSITAAASGAPTMAISNTIGGIAVQTAFLAVADLTSRNRANLLVRCASPSALYQGVLQMGLLTLALLGALAPPLAVWSISPVSLVLLLAYLSGLHFMRGADDRTIHDAERPAEAKDEEETREEPDQGPSTGRLWGAFALDAALTTLAGWGIGQVGLSLVQRTGLSETAVGGLLTAITTSLPELVTVLGAVRRRAYDLATGDILGGNCFDVLFLAASDVGYRDGSLFTRFTPKMLQMFLLTHLLLSVLLLGMLRSRRKRMRSWAGESLAVVVLYLVGAVVLASG, encoded by the coding sequence ATGCAGGCATTGCTCTCTGGCCTGTCACTCGTATGGCTGCTCGTGCTCTTCGCCGGCCTGGCCCTGGTGGTGGGGTTCGCTGGCACGCACATGGCGAAGACGGCCGACATACTGGCGGACCGGACGGGGCTGGGTGAGACGCTGATGGGAGCGGTGTTCATCGGGGCGAGCACTTCCCTATCGGGCATCACCACCTCCATCACCGCGGCCGCGAGCGGGGCCCCCACGATGGCCATCAGCAACACCATCGGAGGCATCGCGGTACAGACGGCCTTCCTCGCCGTGGCGGACCTCACCTCCCGCAACCGCGCCAACCTGCTGGTGCGCTGCGCCTCGCCCTCCGCCCTCTACCAGGGCGTGCTGCAGATGGGCCTGCTCACGCTCGCGCTGCTCGGTGCGCTGGCGCCTCCCCTGGCCGTCTGGAGCATCAGCCCCGTGTCGCTCGTGCTGCTGCTCGCCTACCTCTCCGGCCTGCACTTCATGCGAGGCGCGGACGACCGCACCATCCACGACGCGGAGCGCCCGGCGGAGGCGAAGGACGAGGAGGAGACGAGGGAGGAGCCCGACCAGGGTCCCTCCACCGGCCGGTTGTGGGGGGCCTTCGCCCTGGACGCGGCCCTCACCACCTTGGCCGGGTGGGGCATCGGGCAGGTGGGCCTCTCACTCGTCCAACGCACCGGGCTCTCGGAGACGGCCGTGGGGGGGCTGCTCACGGCCATCACCACCTCCCTGCCGGAGTTGGTGACGGTGCTGGGGGCCGTGCGCCGGCGCGCGTACGATCTGGCCACGGGTGACATCCTCGGCGGCAATTGCTTCGACGTGCTCTTCCTGGCCGCGTCCGACGTGGGCTATCGGGACGGCTCCCTCTTCACGCGCTTCACCCCGAAGATGCTGCAGATGTTCCTCCTCACCCACCTCCTCCTCTCCGTGCTGCTGCTCGGCATGCTGCGCTCCCGCCGCAAGCGCATGCGGAGCTGGGCGGGCGAGAGCCTGGCCGTGGTGGTTCTCTACCTGGTGGGAGCGGTGGTGCTGGCGAGCGGGTGA
- a CDS encoding sigma factor — protein MLATLSRLLGGFDAAEEALHEAFAAAADRWPREGIPANPYAWLVSTGRFKAVDRWRRQTRLTNASYGCCLASTRSRASASRRKRHRTGAGPRSPASRFRLGPAPGSRDWTRTCHPPLG, from the coding sequence GTGCTGGCGACACTGAGCCGCCTTCTGGGCGGGTTCGATGCGGCGGAGGAGGCGCTTCATGAAGCCTTCGCCGCCGCAGCGGACCGGTGGCCGCGCGAAGGAATCCCGGCCAATCCTTATGCCTGGCTGGTTTCGACCGGCCGCTTCAAGGCCGTCGACCGATGGCGCCGGCAGACGCGGCTGACGAATGCCAGCTACGGGTGTTGCCTCGCCAGCACCCGGTCCAGGGCCTCCGCCTCCCGCCGAAAGCGCCACAGAACCGGGGCAGGCCCACGCTCACCAGCGTCGCGCTTCCGCCTCGGTCCAGCCCCAGGTTCGCGGGATTGGACGCGGACTTGTCACCCACCACTGGGGTGA
- a CDS encoding tetratricopeptide repeat protein produces MPPPSSVTVSPPGSPSSRQRRLHLALVCVCAALAYANTLGNRFAWVDLLLIESNPWIRDFQHLGDIFGSDLWAFIPSAGLSRNYYRPLVHVTFLLCHAIFGLQPWGYHLLLLVGHAAVSALVYLVGLIFCARRQSGPLAALAAGLLFAVHPIHTESVAWISSVNDVAMTLGALAAAWWMMTSGPGLTGRCLLAGLALFFALLFKEPAVLLPAMVFVYDFVVGSRAWSLRQWMGRYAPLLVALVLYAALRLPALSGAPRTLHYMSLGTWGLILNILPLLAQYLGGLVLPLELNAVHVFKPITSPADPQLIAGVGALAGLVVAALLLWRRAPTAFVALVWCLLAVVPQLYIPVLGVNAFSERYLYLPSVGFLLLVGWVLEELERWRPTARPWLLGGLAMVVVAGGVATALRNRVWYDNLTLWSDTVSKSPEEPSVQAGMGSALLKRGMPTEAIAHLELARKSNPEVLSDLAVAYAQTGRLLEAESVLREVIRFEPENAGGWLNLCLVRKNLKQLPSALEACETAARLEPRLPEVRTSFGQLLWLQGRVSEAEQQLREALALNPDFAPARRLLERIVRDRTP; encoded by the coding sequence ATGCCACCCCCTTCCTCCGTGACGGTTTCGCCGCCCGGATCCCCATCCTCTCGTCAGCGCCGCCTCCACCTCGCCCTGGTCTGTGTCTGCGCGGCCCTCGCCTACGCCAACACCCTCGGCAATCGGTTCGCCTGGGTGGATCTCCTGCTCATCGAGTCCAATCCCTGGATCCGGGACTTCCAGCATCTGGGCGATATCTTCGGCTCCGACCTGTGGGCCTTCATCCCAAGTGCGGGCCTGAGCCGCAACTACTACCGGCCTCTCGTCCACGTCACCTTCCTCCTGTGCCACGCCATCTTCGGCCTCCAGCCCTGGGGCTACCACCTGCTGCTCCTCGTGGGGCATGCGGCCGTCTCCGCGCTCGTCTACCTGGTGGGCTTGATCTTCTGTGCACGGCGCCAGTCCGGTCCACTCGCCGCGCTCGCCGCGGGATTGCTCTTCGCCGTCCATCCCATCCACACCGAGTCCGTGGCGTGGATCAGCTCCGTGAACGATGTGGCCATGACCCTGGGCGCGCTGGCCGCGGCGTGGTGGATGATGACATCCGGGCCCGGACTGACCGGACGCTGCCTCCTCGCGGGCCTCGCGCTCTTCTTCGCACTGCTCTTCAAGGAACCCGCGGTGCTGCTGCCCGCGATGGTGTTCGTGTATGACTTCGTGGTGGGCAGCCGGGCCTGGAGCCTCCGTCAATGGATGGGCCGTTATGCCCCCCTGCTCGTGGCGCTCGTCCTCTACGCGGCGCTGCGACTGCCCGCGCTGTCGGGCGCACCGCGAACGCTCCATTACATGAGCCTCGGGACGTGGGGGTTGATCCTCAACATCCTACCCCTGCTGGCCCAGTACCTCGGCGGACTCGTCCTGCCGCTCGAGCTCAACGCCGTCCATGTCTTCAAGCCCATTACGTCGCCCGCGGATCCTCAGTTGATTGCGGGCGTGGGCGCGCTCGCAGGGCTCGTGGTCGCGGCGCTCCTCCTCTGGCGCCGGGCCCCCACGGCGTTCGTGGCCCTGGTCTGGTGTCTGCTCGCGGTGGTGCCGCAGCTCTACATCCCGGTGCTCGGTGTCAACGCCTTCTCCGAGCGCTACCTCTATCTGCCCTCGGTGGGCTTCCTCCTCCTGGTGGGCTGGGTGCTCGAGGAGTTGGAGCGCTGGCGGCCCACGGCGAGGCCGTGGCTGCTCGGAGGGCTGGCCATGGTGGTGGTGGCAGGGGGCGTGGCCACCGCCCTGCGCAATCGGGTCTGGTACGACAACCTCACCCTGTGGAGTGACACCGTCAGCAAGTCTCCCGAGGAGCCCTCCGTGCAGGCGGGAATGGGCTCCGCCCTGCTCAAGAGAGGCATGCCCACCGAGGCCATTGCGCACCTGGAGCTTGCCCGGAAGAGCAACCCCGAAGTGCTCAGCGATCTGGCGGTGGCCTACGCCCAGACAGGACGGCTGCTCGAGGCGGAATCAGTCCTGCGCGAGGTGATCCGGTTCGAGCCGGAGAATGCGGGCGGCTGGCTCAATCTCTGTCTGGTGCGCAAGAACCTGAAGCAACTGCCGAGCGCACTCGAGGCTTGTGAGACCGCGGCCCGGCTGGAGCCGCGCCTCCCCGAGGTCCGCACCAGCTTCGGACAGCTCTTGTGGCTCCAGGGTCGCGTCAGCGAAGCCGAGCAGCAGTTGCGGGAGGCGTTGGCCTTGAATCCCGATTTCGCGCCCGCCCGCCGCCTGTTGGAGCGCATCGTCCGGGACCGGACGCCCTGA
- a CDS encoding ISL3 family transposase has translation MCGRPAPGYDTKPGRLWRHLALGQTIFWLHYAPRRVHCREHGVRVERVPWAAHDSSFTRAFEELVAWQAQRLDKSSICRLLGINWRTVGTIIERIVEERLSPGRLEGLQVIGVDELGWRAGHKYVSLVVDHLRSRVVWVGEGKNEETLNAFFDELGEERTKELTHATMDLSAAFSKAVSERAPHVRKVFDRFHMQKLANEALDTVRRQQVREQAGSEEGKALKHSRWALLKNPWNLTVRQGEKLSELKKTNQTLYRAYLLKESLARGMDYVQPKRASEHLDKWCRWASHSRLAPFAKLAKTVQRHKDGILSYVETGLSNGVVEGINNKIRAIIRRAYGLRSPRALRAMILLCCGGMEFTPPLPTAA, from the coding sequence GTGTGCGGCCGTCCGGCGCCCGGCTACGACACGAAGCCTGGGCGCCTGTGGCGGCACCTGGCGCTGGGACAAACCATCTTCTGGCTGCATTACGCCCCGCGCCGAGTGCACTGCCGCGAGCATGGGGTGAGAGTGGAGCGGGTGCCCTGGGCGGCGCACGACTCGAGCTTCACGCGGGCCTTCGAGGAGCTGGTGGCCTGGCAGGCCCAACGCCTGGACAAGTCCTCCATCTGCCGGCTGCTGGGCATCAACTGGCGCACGGTGGGCACCATCATCGAGCGTATTGTCGAGGAGCGCCTGTCGCCTGGCCGCCTGGAGGGGCTGCAAGTCATTGGAGTGGACGAGCTGGGCTGGAGAGCCGGGCACAAGTACGTGAGCCTGGTGGTGGACCACCTGCGCTCGCGAGTCGTCTGGGTGGGAGAGGGGAAGAACGAAGAGACACTCAACGCCTTCTTTGACGAGTTGGGAGAGGAGCGGACGAAGGAGTTGACGCACGCGACGATGGACCTGTCGGCGGCCTTCAGCAAGGCGGTGAGCGAGCGGGCCCCGCATGTGCGCAAGGTGTTCGACCGGTTCCACATGCAGAAGCTGGCCAACGAGGCGCTGGATACGGTGCGCCGGCAGCAGGTGCGTGAGCAGGCAGGAAGCGAAGAAGGCAAGGCGCTCAAACACAGCCGCTGGGCGCTGCTGAAGAATCCGTGGAACCTGACGGTGCGCCAGGGAGAGAAGCTCAGCGAGTTGAAGAAGACGAACCAGACGCTCTACCGAGCCTATCTGCTCAAGGAGAGCCTGGCCCGGGGCATGGACTACGTGCAGCCCAAGCGGGCCTCGGAGCACCTGGACAAGTGGTGTCGATGGGCCAGCCACTCCAGGCTCGCCCCCTTCGCGAAGCTGGCGAAGACAGTCCAGCGGCACAAGGACGGCATTCTCTCCTACGTCGAGACTGGACTGAGCAACGGAGTGGTAGAGGGAATCAACAACAAGATTCGGGCCATCATCCGCCGCGCCTATGGCTTGCGCAGCCCGAGGGCCCTCAGGGCGATGATACTGCTGTGCTGCGGAGGCATGGAGTTCACCCCGCCGTTGCCAACAGCAGCGTAG
- a CDS encoding ISAs1 family transposase, producing MSGKKNRGGRTGGPSTPQAGNGKGKKDEQETPSRVQRMMASLGLTFKEVKDPRARRGQRHPLAAMLMLLVQAIAVGRRVLRHAEALGEDMLREGTAPEGLKRPVSDTTLDRLLGKLEPEGLEQEVHQMVHRGLEVGLIRHELFARGVVSIDGKAGESTPGQPPCEPSHTTKDEQGREYWYPYALRASLTSSAAQPVLDQKLLEGKQGEATAFPELFKRVVEKFGRHFEYVTVDAGMTSAANARVVREAGKHYLMALKENFHRLHDKAWVALAVAPVKVRTRERTSGEWVERELRVVDKPPEEDFPGAQQWVWVRQTRTRDGELPKVETRLFLTSIPTGQLSPERMLTLVRRHWGIENGPNWTADVVLEEDSASPSLRGNAPLVLSWLRLLAYNLLALVRTHLPTRDKRPQSFARTMEVLYQGLLGLAVLPESLATLA from the coding sequence ATGAGTGGGAAGAAAAACCGGGGCGGGAGGACTGGCGGGCCATCCACACCCCAAGCGGGAAACGGGAAGGGGAAGAAGGACGAGCAGGAAACCCCCTCCCGCGTGCAGAGGATGATGGCGAGCCTGGGGCTGACATTCAAGGAGGTAAAGGACCCCCGGGCCCGCCGGGGACAGAGGCACCCGCTGGCGGCGATGTTGATGCTGCTGGTGCAGGCGATTGCGGTGGGGCGGCGGGTGTTGAGGCATGCCGAGGCGCTGGGGGAGGACATGCTGCGCGAAGGCACGGCGCCCGAGGGGCTGAAGCGGCCGGTGTCCGACACGACGTTGGATAGGCTGCTGGGGAAGTTGGAGCCAGAGGGGTTGGAGCAGGAGGTGCACCAGATGGTGCACCGAGGCCTGGAAGTGGGGCTGATACGCCATGAGCTCTTCGCCCGGGGCGTCGTCAGCATTGACGGGAAGGCAGGGGAGAGCACGCCGGGGCAGCCGCCGTGCGAGCCGAGCCACACGACGAAGGATGAGCAGGGGCGGGAGTACTGGTACCCGTACGCGCTGCGCGCCAGTCTCACCAGCAGCGCGGCCCAGCCGGTGCTCGACCAGAAGTTGCTGGAAGGCAAGCAGGGAGAGGCGACGGCGTTCCCGGAGTTGTTCAAACGGGTGGTGGAGAAGTTCGGGCGGCATTTCGAGTACGTGACAGTGGACGCGGGAATGACGAGCGCGGCCAATGCGCGGGTGGTGAGGGAGGCGGGCAAGCACTACCTGATGGCGCTCAAGGAGAACTTCCACCGGCTACATGACAAGGCGTGGGTGGCGCTGGCGGTGGCGCCAGTGAAGGTGCGCACGCGCGAGCGGACGAGCGGGGAGTGGGTGGAGAGGGAGTTGAGGGTGGTGGACAAGCCGCCAGAGGAGGACTTTCCCGGCGCCCAGCAATGGGTATGGGTGAGGCAGACGCGAACCAGAGACGGCGAGCTGCCGAAGGTGGAGACGCGGCTGTTCCTCACCTCCATTCCCACAGGGCAACTGTCCCCGGAGCGGATGCTGACGCTGGTACGCCGGCACTGGGGGATTGAGAACGGGCCCAACTGGACAGCGGACGTGGTGCTGGAGGAGGACAGCGCCTCGCCCAGCCTGCGAGGCAATGCACCCCTGGTGCTCAGCTGGCTGCGTTTGCTGGCCTACAACCTGCTGGCCCTGGTGCGCACGCACCTGCCGACTCGCGACAAACGGCCCCAAAGCTTCGCACGCACCATGGAGGTGCTCTACCAGGGCCTGTTGGGTCTGGCCGTGCTGCCCGAGAGTCTGGCCACACTTGCCTGA
- a CDS encoding sodium:calcium antiporter gives MSLVLLLAYLSGLHFMRGADDRTIHDAERPAEAKDEEETREEPDQGPSTGRLWGAFALDAALTTLAGWGIGQVGLSLVQRTGLSETAVGGLLTAITTSLPELVTVLGAVRRRAYDLATGDILGGNCFDVLFLAASDVGYRDGSLFTRFTPKMLQMFLLTHLLLSVLLLGMLRSRRKRMRSWAGESLAVVVLYLVGAVVLASG, from the coding sequence GTGTCGCTCGTGCTGCTGCTCGCCTACCTCTCCGGCCTGCACTTCATGCGAGGCGCGGACGACCGCACCATCCACGACGCGGAGCGCCCGGCGGAGGCGAAGGACGAGGAGGAGACGAGGGAGGAGCCCGACCAGGGTCCCTCCACCGGCCGGTTGTGGGGGGCCTTCGCCCTGGACGCGGCCCTCACCACCTTGGCCGGGTGGGGCATCGGGCAGGTGGGCCTCTCACTCGTCCAACGCACCGGGCTCTCGGAGACGGCCGTGGGGGGGCTGCTCACGGCCATCACCACCTCCCTGCCGGAGTTGGTGACGGTGCTGGGGGCCGTGCGCCGGCGCGCGTACGATCTGGCCACGGGTGACATCCTCGGCGGCAATTGCTTCGACGTGCTCTTCCTGGCCGCGTCCGACGTGGGCTATCGGGACGGCTCCCTCTTCACGCGCTTCACCCCGAAGATGCTGCAGATGTTCCTCCTCACCCACCTCCTCCTCTCCGTGCTGCTGCTCGGCATGCTGCGCTCCCGCCGCAAGCGCATGCGGAGCTGGGCGGGCGAGAGCCTGGCCGTGGTGGTTCTCTACCTGGTGGGAGCGGTGGTGCTGGCGAGCGGGTGA
- a CDS encoding RNA polymerase sigma factor gives MSAADARDALEVAYRTEKRRVLATLLRLLGGFDAAEEALHEAFAAAADRWPREGIPANPYAWLVSTGRFKAVDRWRRQTRLANAGPELAALSAPAMEPSMPEPVQDDELRLIFICCHPALPPDARLALTLREVGGLTTEEIARAYLTRASTIAQRIVRAKARIRDEAIPYELPGRAELPMRLDSVLRVLYLIFNEGYAATEGPSLMRADLCAEAIRLGRRVVELLEEPEALGLLALMLLHEARRAARVDAAGDLVLLEEQDRSLWDRGRSTEAQELLERAFARRSVGPYVLQAAIAAVHTQARSVGETDWNQIVALYDVLGRIAASPVVALNRAVAIGMRDGPEAGLAAIEAAMTPGSLDGYPLAHAARADMQRRLGLTEAARASYHRAVELTRQPAERRFLQARLAQLPARPAGAED, from the coding sequence GTGAGCGCAGCCGACGCACGCGATGCCCTGGAGGTGGCCTACCGCACCGAGAAGCGGCGCGTGCTGGCGACACTGCTCCGCCTTCTGGGCGGGTTCGATGCGGCGGAGGAGGCGCTTCATGAAGCCTTCGCCGCCGCAGCGGACCGGTGGCCGCGCGAAGGAATCCCGGCCAATCCTTATGCCTGGCTGGTTTCGACCGGCCGCTTCAAGGCCGTCGACCGATGGCGCCGGCAGACGCGGCTGGCGAATGCCGGCCCCGAGTTGGCGGCCCTGTCGGCCCCCGCAATGGAGCCGAGCATGCCCGAGCCCGTCCAGGATGACGAACTGCGGCTGATCTTCATCTGCTGCCATCCGGCGCTGCCGCCGGACGCACGCCTGGCGCTGACCCTGCGCGAGGTGGGCGGGCTGACCACCGAGGAGATCGCCCGGGCCTATCTGACCCGCGCGTCCACCATCGCCCAACGCATCGTTCGGGCGAAGGCGAGGATTCGCGACGAGGCCATCCCCTACGAGCTCCCGGGCCGCGCGGAGCTGCCCATGCGGCTGGATAGCGTGCTGCGGGTGCTCTATCTGATCTTCAACGAGGGGTATGCCGCGACCGAGGGACCGAGCCTGATGCGGGCCGACCTCTGCGCCGAGGCGATCCGGCTGGGCAGGCGGGTGGTCGAGCTCCTGGAAGAGCCCGAGGCCCTGGGTCTGCTCGCCCTGATGCTGCTGCACGAGGCACGGCGGGCCGCGCGCGTCGACGCGGCGGGCGACCTCGTCCTGCTGGAGGAGCAAGACCGGTCGCTGTGGGACCGCGGGCGGAGCACCGAAGCCCAAGAGCTGCTCGAACGCGCTTTCGCCCGGCGAAGCGTGGGGCCTTATGTCCTCCAGGCGGCCATTGCGGCTGTTCACACACAGGCGCGGAGTGTCGGTGAAACCGATTGGAACCAGATCGTCGCCCTTTACGATGTGCTGGGCCGGATCGCCGCTTCGCCGGTCGTGGCCCTGAACCGTGCGGTTGCCATTGGCATGCGCGACGGGCCCGAGGCGGGGCTCGCGGCCATCGAGGCGGCGATGACCCCGGGCAGCCTCGACGGCTACCCTCTGGCCCACGCTGCGCGCGCCGACATGCAACGGAGGCTCGGCCTCACCGAGGCGGCGCGCGCCTCCTACCACCGTGCTGTCGAGCTGACGCGCCAGCCCGCCGAACGCCGGTTCCTGCAGGCGCGTCTGGCTCAGCTCCCCGCCAGGCCGGCCGGGGCCGAGGATTAG
- a CDS encoding YciI family protein encodes MRYACLIYYNPKTLFGGSPEAEAVLAECTTHDVKLKESGHFVMAEALELPESAMTVQVRDGKMSAVDGPFMETKEILGGIILIEARDLNEAARVASGHPLARIGSVEVRPVVDFSQPRPKL; translated from the coding sequence ATGCGCTACGCCTGCCTCATCTACTACAACCCCAAGACGCTCTTCGGCGGAAGCCCCGAGGCCGAAGCGGTCCTCGCCGAGTGCACGACCCATGACGTCAAACTGAAGGAAAGCGGTCACTTCGTGATGGCCGAGGCGCTCGAGCTGCCCGAGTCGGCCATGACCGTGCAGGTGCGCGACGGGAAGATGTCGGCTGTCGATGGCCCCTTCATGGAGACCAAGGAGATTCTGGGCGGCATCATCCTGATCGAGGCGCGCGACCTCAACGAGGCCGCGCGGGTCGCGAGCGGGCATCCGCTGGCGAGGATCGGCTCCGTCGAAGTCCGGCCCGTCGTCGATTTCAGTCAGCCGCGACCGAAACTGTGA
- a CDS encoding response regulator has translation MSSSITVLIIDDHTVVRQGVRALLGVQEDIEVVGEASSGEQALELAREYAPDVALMDLLMPGIGGIEATRRLKEVSPRTQILMLTSYHEDEHILPALRAGALSYLLKDASADELVLAVRKAASGEATLSPQVASQVVRSLRNPARERDVRPLHSELSEREREVLLLVADGLTNTDIAQRLGISEKTVKSHVSNILGKLQVEDRTQAAAFAWREGLKQR, from the coding sequence ATGTCCTCTTCGATCACCGTCCTCATCATCGATGACCACACTGTCGTCCGGCAGGGCGTGCGTGCACTGCTCGGGGTACAGGAGGACATCGAGGTCGTGGGCGAGGCGAGCTCCGGCGAACAGGCCCTCGAGCTGGCGCGCGAGTATGCACCCGACGTGGCATTGATGGACCTGCTGATGCCCGGCATCGGCGGCATCGAAGCGACACGGCGGCTGAAGGAGGTGAGCCCGCGCACCCAGATCCTGATGCTGACCTCGTACCACGAGGACGAACACATCCTTCCGGCGCTCCGGGCCGGTGCGCTCTCGTACCTCCTCAAGGACGCGAGCGCCGACGAGCTGGTCCTGGCGGTGCGCAAGGCGGCCAGCGGCGAGGCCACCCTCTCTCCGCAGGTCGCGAGCCAGGTCGTTCGCTCGCTGCGCAACCCTGCCCGGGAGCGGGACGTCCGCCCACTTCATTCCGAGCTGAGCGAGCGGGAGCGGGAGGTGCTGTTGCTCGTCGCCGATGGCCTCACCAACACGGACATCGCCCAGCGGCTGGGCATCAGTGAGAAGACGGTGAAGTCCCACGTCAGCAACATCCTCGGAAAGCTCCAGGTGGAAGACCGCACCCAGGCCGCTGCCTTCGCCTGGCGCGAGGGCCTCAAACAGCGCTGA
- a CDS encoding sensor histidine kinase, with product MRSIRPWHRLQWRLTLAYAGATLGATVLLFFVLLMGLGYLVLHTDLLVIGMAEEALRVAPRLAPAMERNPPDVAALEGQIAQAFARARSPEPPAGPLEVRLEVAGPREGVARVFDSAGAEVLTLSVEQGSQVRGVAASARTGEETVLLERALSGSIEPERLALRREDGAICFAAPIRSQGGRVLGAIVMRLDAPFGMSAFAAAAVGVIASSGVVLALLSGLASLLFGAFITRRLVRRLQPMIEAAGAWARGDFEAVARVPGGDELAALAEHLNQMAGELRTLVALRQELAASEERNRLARDLHDTVKQRLFATAMQLGAARTLLPRNPEKAEAHLVQANELVGGSQRDLMAILRQLRPSAQREPWTEQLSREVETWSRRTGISAETRLSEDALPAPVAEALTRIIQEGLSNVARHSGASRARVSLERAGSSRYTLEIEDDGRGLSAPRSGGMGLDIMRERAEALPGGCFSLGSGDRKGVRIQVTFNAQADGS from the coding sequence ATGCGTTCCATCCGTCCATGGCACCGCCTCCAATGGAGGCTGACGCTCGCCTATGCAGGGGCGACGCTCGGGGCCACGGTGTTGCTCTTCTTCGTGCTGCTCATGGGGCTGGGCTACCTCGTGCTCCACACCGATTTACTGGTCATCGGGATGGCGGAGGAAGCGCTGAGGGTCGCGCCGCGGCTGGCACCGGCGATGGAACGGAACCCTCCCGATGTGGCGGCCCTGGAGGGCCAGATCGCTCAGGCGTTCGCTCGGGCCCGGTCGCCCGAGCCTCCCGCGGGTCCACTCGAGGTGAGACTGGAAGTCGCGGGTCCTCGCGAGGGCGTCGCGCGCGTGTTCGACTCCGCCGGAGCCGAGGTGCTGACGCTCTCGGTCGAACAGGGAAGCCAGGTCCGCGGGGTCGCGGCATCGGCGCGCACCGGCGAGGAAACGGTCCTGCTCGAGCGGGCCTTGAGCGGCTCGATCGAACCCGAGCGCCTGGCTTTACGCCGTGAGGACGGCGCCATCTGCTTCGCCGCCCCCATCCGGAGCCAGGGCGGCCGGGTGCTCGGGGCAATCGTCATGCGGCTCGACGCGCCCTTCGGGATGAGCGCTTTCGCCGCGGCCGCGGTGGGGGTGATCGCCTCCAGCGGGGTGGTGCTCGCCCTGCTCAGCGGGCTGGCCAGCTTGCTGTTCGGTGCGTTCATCACGCGCCGGCTCGTCCGCCGTCTTCAGCCGATGATCGAAGCGGCCGGCGCCTGGGCCCGGGGGGATTTCGAGGCAGTGGCCAGGGTGCCGGGAGGGGACGAGCTCGCGGCGCTGGCCGAGCATCTCAACCAGATGGCCGGCGAGCTGAGGACCCTGGTGGCGCTGCGCCAGGAGCTCGCCGCGAGCGAAGAGCGCAACCGCCTCGCGCGCGACCTCCATGACACGGTGAAACAGCGGCTGTTCGCCACCGCGATGCAGCTCGGCGCCGCCCGGACGCTGCTCCCGCGCAATCCGGAGAAGGCCGAGGCCCACCTGGTGCAGGCCAACGAGCTGGTGGGGGGATCGCAGCGCGACTTGATGGCCATCCTGCGGCAGCTTCGGCCCTCCGCCCAACGGGAGCCCTGGACGGAGCAACTGTCCCGCGAGGTGGAGACCTGGTCCAGGCGCACGGGGATCAGCGCCGAGACGCGCCTGTCCGAGGACGCCTTGCCCGCGCCTGTCGCCGAGGCCCTCACCCGGATCATTCAGGAGGGCCTGTCCAACGTCGCGCGCCACAGTGGGGCATCCCGCGCGCGGGTGTCGCTCGAGCGCGCCGGTTCGTCGCGGTACACCCTCGAGATCGAGGACGACGGCCGGGGGCTGTCGGCCCCCCGCTCGGGCGGCATGGGCCTGGACATCATGCGAGAGCGGGCCGAGGCGCTTCCGGGGGGATGTTTTTCACTCGGGTCCGGAGACCGGAAGGGCGTTCGGATCCAGGTGACCTTCAACGCCCAGGCAGACGGGAGCTGA